A stretch of the Rhizomicrobium sp. genome encodes the following:
- a CDS encoding alpha/beta fold hydrolase, producing MLRCLNLVAGVMLLAVGAAQAADPPTSEGDYTMRDFKFRSGETLPALRLHYTTLGTPQRDGHGRVTNAVLILHGTGGDGHQFLRPQFSGVLFAPGGVLDAARYFIILPDGIGHGRSSKPSDGLHARFPHYDYDDMVAAQYALVTKGLQVNHLRLVMGTSMGCMQAFVWGETYPDFSDALMPLACLPVQIAGRNRMWRKMTIDAIRDDPAWAEGEYKAQPLAGLRTAADLLVIAGSAPLPFQNAYPTRAAADAYVEDRIGTELKTLDANDFLYQVDASRNYDPSATLAKIAVPVMWINSGDDFINPPELGIAERMVKTLPRGRFVLIPASAQTHGHGTHTWAALWQDRLSLLLKESAR from the coding sequence ATGCTCCGCTGTCTTAACCTTGTCGCGGGCGTCATGTTGCTCGCTGTTGGTGCCGCGCAGGCCGCCGATCCGCCGACCAGCGAAGGCGACTACACGATGCGCGATTTCAAGTTCCGCTCCGGCGAGACGCTGCCCGCCCTGCGGCTGCACTACACCACGCTGGGCACGCCGCAGCGCGACGGCCATGGCCGGGTGACGAATGCGGTGCTGATCCTTCACGGCACGGGCGGCGACGGGCACCAGTTTCTGCGGCCGCAATTCTCGGGCGTGCTGTTCGCGCCGGGCGGCGTCCTCGACGCAGCGAGGTATTTCATCATTCTTCCCGACGGGATCGGGCACGGACGGTCCTCGAAGCCGAGCGACGGATTGCACGCCCGCTTTCCGCATTACGATTACGACGACATGGTCGCGGCGCAATATGCGCTGGTGACGAAGGGGCTGCAGGTGAACCATCTGCGCCTCGTCATGGGCACGTCGATGGGCTGCATGCAGGCTTTCGTATGGGGCGAGACCTATCCGGATTTCTCCGATGCGCTGATGCCGCTCGCCTGCCTGCCGGTGCAGATCGCCGGGCGCAACCGGATGTGGCGCAAGATGACGATCGATGCGATCCGCGACGATCCGGCCTGGGCGGAGGGCGAATACAAGGCCCAGCCGCTGGCCGGCCTGCGCACGGCCGCCGATCTTCTCGTCATTGCGGGCAGCGCGCCGCTGCCGTTCCAGAACGCCTATCCCACGCGCGCCGCCGCCGACGCCTATGTCGAGGACCGAATCGGAACGGAACTGAAGACGCTCGATGCGAACGATTTTCTGTACCAAGTCGACGCGTCGCGAAACTACGACCCGTCCGCGACGCTGGCGAAGATTGCCGTTCCCGTCATGTGGATAAATTCCGGCGACGATTTCATCAATCCACCGGAGCTCGGCATTGCCGAGCGCATGGTCAAAACCTTGCCGCGCGGCCGGTTTGTGCTGATTCCCGCCAGTGCCCAGACGCATGGCCACGGCACCCATACCTGGGCGGCACTGTGGCAGGATCGCCTCAGCCTGTTGCTGAAAGAAAGCGCGCGCTGA
- a CDS encoding fumarylacetoacetate hydrolase family protein codes for MKLASLRHGRDGRLTVVSRDLKSCMPVPEIAPTLQVALDYWDDIAPQLEEVSALLNAGRVGDAEPFDPAQCMSPLPRAYQWADGSAYVTHVELVRRARGAEMPPSFWTDPLMYQGGSDSFIGPMDDIAAGDEAWGIDFEAEVAVVTGDVPYGTAAADAAQYIRLVMLVNDVSLRNLIPGELAKNFGFFQSKPASAFSPVAVTPDELGDAWQGAKLHRPLDVWLNGEKFGAPDAGTDMTFSFAQLIAHAAKTRALSAGSIVGSGTVSNKSGNVGSCCIAERRTLETIESGKPATPFMKFGDRVRIEMYDGAGHSIFGAIDQHVVQHGK; via the coding sequence GCCTTACCGTGGTGAGCCGTGACCTCAAGAGCTGCATGCCCGTGCCGGAGATCGCGCCGACGCTGCAGGTCGCGCTCGACTATTGGGACGACATCGCGCCCCAGCTCGAGGAGGTCTCGGCCCTGCTCAACGCCGGCCGCGTCGGGGACGCTGAGCCGTTCGATCCGGCGCAGTGCATGTCACCCTTGCCACGCGCCTATCAATGGGCCGACGGCTCGGCCTATGTCACCCATGTCGAGCTGGTGCGCAGGGCGCGCGGCGCCGAGATGCCGCCGAGCTTCTGGACCGATCCCTTGATGTACCAGGGCGGCTCCGACAGCTTCATCGGACCGATGGACGACATCGCGGCCGGCGACGAAGCCTGGGGCATCGATTTCGAGGCCGAGGTCGCCGTCGTGACCGGCGACGTGCCTTACGGCACCGCGGCAGCCGACGCCGCGCAGTATATTCGCCTGGTGATGCTGGTGAACGATGTCAGCCTGCGCAATCTGATCCCAGGCGAGCTGGCCAAGAATTTCGGCTTCTTCCAGTCCAAGCCGGCCTCGGCCTTCTCGCCCGTCGCGGTGACGCCGGACGAGCTGGGCGATGCCTGGCAGGGCGCCAAGCTGCACCGCCCGCTCGACGTCTGGCTCAATGGCGAGAAATTCGGCGCGCCGGACGCCGGCACCGACATGACCTTCTCCTTCGCCCAGCTCATCGCCCATGCGGCGAAGACCCGCGCCCTTTCGGCGGGCTCCATCGTGGGCTCGGGCACCGTGTCGAACAAAAGCGGCAATGTCGGCTCGTGCTGCATCGCCGAGCGCCGGACGCTGGAGACCATCGAAAGCGGCAAGCCCGCCACGCCTTTCATGAAATTCGGCGACCGGGTGCGGATTGAGATGTACGATGGCGCAGGCCACTCGATCTTCGGAGCCATCGACCAGCATGTCGTCCAACATGGCAAGTGA
- a CDS encoding MarR family winged helix-turn-helix transcriptional regulator, with the protein MPSSATSKGEARLDLDRFLPYRLSVLSNQVSSAIAQQYSDRFGLTIPEWRVMAVLGGTPALSAREVAIRTAMDKVQVSRAVDSLVRARRVARNTDAEDGRIQRLSLSARGRAIYDEVVPLALRLEEVLLSALAPEERRRLDALMDKLARQAHLLAGA; encoded by the coding sequence ATGCCGAGTAGCGCCACGTCCAAGGGCGAGGCGCGGCTGGACCTCGACCGCTTCCTGCCCTACCGGCTGTCGGTGCTGTCCAACCAGGTGTCGAGCGCCATCGCGCAGCAATATTCCGACCGCTTCGGCCTCACCATCCCCGAATGGCGGGTGATGGCGGTGCTGGGCGGCACGCCGGCGCTCTCTGCCCGCGAGGTCGCGATCCGCACCGCGATGGACAAGGTGCAGGTCAGCCGTGCCGTCGACAGCCTGGTGCGGGCCCGGCGCGTGGCGCGCAACACGGACGCCGAGGACGGCCGCATTCAGCGCCTGTCGCTGAGTGCCCGCGGTCGCGCGATCTACGACGAGGTCGTACCGCTCGCGCTGCGTCTGGAAGAGGTCCTGCTCTCCGCCCTCGCGCCGGAGGAGCGCCGCCGGCTCGACGCGCTGATGGACAAGCTCGCGCGCCAGGCACATCTGCTGGCGGGTGCGTAG
- the maiA gene encoding maleylacetoacetate isomerase — MASEFALYGYFRSSAAFRARIALNLKGIVPELRFIHLLRNGGEQHTPEYKAINPQALIPALAHGGHLITQSLAILEYLNEIVPEPPLLPADPYGRARAREIAYVAACDIHPVNNLRVGLYLKNKLDVSDDDVVRWQRHWIRTGFAALETMLATSGHTGAYCHGDTPTIADIVLIPQVANARRVKLEIEAWPTIARIEATALAHPAFEAALPKNQPDAE, encoded by the coding sequence ATGGCAAGTGAGTTCGCGCTCTACGGCTATTTCCGCTCCTCGGCGGCGTTCCGCGCCCGCATCGCGCTGAACCTCAAGGGCATCGTGCCGGAGCTGCGCTTCATCCACTTGCTGCGCAATGGCGGCGAGCAGCACACGCCGGAATACAAGGCGATCAATCCGCAGGCGCTGATCCCCGCCCTGGCGCATGGCGGGCATCTGATCACGCAATCGCTGGCGATCCTCGAATATCTCAACGAGATCGTGCCCGAGCCGCCGCTGCTGCCGGCCGACCCTTACGGCCGCGCCAGGGCCCGCGAGATCGCCTATGTCGCGGCCTGCGACATCCATCCGGTGAACAATCTGCGCGTCGGGCTGTATCTCAAGAACAAGCTCGACGTCTCCGACGACGACGTCGTCCGCTGGCAGCGTCATTGGATCCGCACCGGCTTCGCGGCGCTGGAGACCATGCTCGCGACCTCCGGGCACACCGGCGCCTATTGCCATGGCGATACGCCCACCATCGCCGACATCGTGCTGATCCCGCAGGTCGCGAACGCAAGGCGCGTCAAGCTCGAGATCGAGGCATGGCCGACCATTGCACGGATCGAGGCGACGGCGCTGGCGCATCCCGCTTTCGAGGCGGCGCTGCCCAAGAACCAGCCCGATGCCGAGTAG
- the rodA gene encoding rod shape-determining protein RodA, whose translation MTTRPYAAARRTLSIADKMFEVNWGLVLLITIVACAGFAMLYSVAGGSLSPWATPQILKFLVGLAILVTVAMVDIRTWMSLAYPMYAGALLLLIAVVIAGHVGKGAERWITLGPLGLQPSELMKVTLVLALARFLHGQSVEDISKPRNLAIALAIIGIPAVFVVLQPNLGTTLIIAADGASLLFLAGLSWWWIAPTLTGIAVAIPMAWQFVLHDYQKRRVLTFLNPESDALGAGWNITQAKIAIGSGGVTGKGFLGGTQSRLNFLPEKQTDFIFTNFGEEFGFVGCIALLILFAVIIGYGIQIAMGARSQFARLLAMGVTLNFFFYIMINASMVMGLIPVVGIPMPLISYGGSAMFSVMFGFGLLMSVHVHRQVEIPRHPGGII comes from the coding sequence ATGACAACCCGTCCCTATGCCGCGGCTCGCCGCACGCTCTCGATCGCCGACAAGATGTTCGAGGTGAACTGGGGCCTCGTGCTGCTGATCACCATCGTCGCCTGCGCCGGCTTCGCGATGCTTTATTCCGTGGCGGGCGGCAGCCTGTCGCCCTGGGCGACGCCGCAGATCCTGAAATTCCTCGTCGGCCTGGCCATCCTGGTGACGGTCGCGATGGTCGACATCCGCACCTGGATGAGCCTGGCCTATCCGATGTATGCGGGCGCGCTGCTGCTGCTGATCGCGGTGGTGATCGCCGGCCATGTCGGCAAGGGCGCCGAGCGCTGGATCACGCTGGGGCCGCTCGGCCTGCAGCCGTCCGAACTGATGAAGGTCACGCTGGTGCTGGCGCTCGCCCGCTTCCTGCACGGCCAGAGCGTCGAGGACATCTCCAAGCCCCGAAACCTCGCCATCGCGCTCGCGATCATCGGAATCCCGGCGGTGTTCGTGGTGCTGCAGCCCAATCTCGGCACCACGCTGATCATCGCGGCGGACGGCGCTTCGCTGCTGTTCCTCGCCGGCCTCTCCTGGTGGTGGATCGCGCCGACCCTGACCGGCATCGCGGTCGCCATCCCGATGGCCTGGCAGTTCGTGCTGCACGACTACCAGAAGCGCCGCGTGCTGACCTTCCTCAATCCGGAATCGGATGCGCTGGGCGCCGGCTGGAACATCACCCAGGCGAAGATCGCGATCGGCTCGGGCGGCGTCACCGGCAAGGGCTTCCTGGGCGGGACGCAGAGCCGGCTCAACTTCCTGCCCGAGAAGCAGACCGATTTCATCTTCACCAATTTCGGCGAGGAGTTCGGCTTCGTCGGCTGCATCGCGCTGCTGATCCTGTTCGCGGTGATCATCGGCTACGGCATCCAGATCGCAATGGGCGCGCGCAGCCAGTTCGCCCGGCTGCTCGCCATGGGCGTGACGCTCAACTTCTTCTTCTACATCATGATCAACGCCTCGATGGTGATGGGCCTGATCCCGGTCGTCGGCATTCCCATGCCGCTCATTTCCTATGGCGGCTCGGCGATGTTCTCGGTGATGTTCGGCTTCGGGCTGCTGATGAGCGTGCATGTCCACCGCCAGGTGGAAATCCCGCGCCATCCCGGCGGGATCATCTGA
- a CDS encoding glycine zipper 2TM domain-containing protein: protein MLNRTTRLLAAATLALGAGTIAAQADSCSRHGHGTGTVLGAVGGGVIGSAVTHGSLGGVVGGAVLGGLAGNAVARDVDCRHRYHQARYYYRHGHRYSRW, encoded by the coding sequence ATGCTGAACCGCACCACCCGCCTCCTGGCGGCCGCCACGCTCGCACTCGGCGCGGGAACCATTGCGGCGCAGGCCGATTCGTGCAGCCGCCACGGCCATGGCACGGGAACTGTGCTGGGCGCTGTCGGCGGCGGCGTCATCGGCAGCGCGGTCACACATGGCAGCCTCGGTGGCGTCGTCGGCGGCGCGGTGCTCGGCGGCCTCGCCGGCAATGCGGTGGCACGCGATGTCGATTGCCGTCACCGGTACCATCAGGCGCGCTACTACTATCGCCACGGCCATCGTTATTCGCGCTGGTGA
- a CDS encoding Gfo/Idh/MocA family oxidoreductase: MTIRIGILGAAKIAPPVVIHPARDNPDFEVVAVAARDPERARAYAAEHEIPVVAKDYDALVRHADVDLIYNALPPGGHARWTIAALEAGKNVLCEKPFAMNAAQAARMNDAAARTGRILVEAFHYRHHAVMHRAVAIVRSGELGRLERAEAFFDVPIPWREGELRWTREQGGGALMDLGCYPTHCLRSVLGSEPKVLDASCTLEHSVDVTTKAALDFAGVPTTLSTSMKPDRFGATLRLTGARGTLEILNFVAPQLGCRFTVTADGRSREEPTAGPATYVAQLAELGDVLLRGKAPLISNADSLANMAAIDAIYAAAGVARDFR, translated from the coding sequence ATGACCATCCGCATCGGCATCCTGGGCGCGGCCAAGATCGCGCCGCCCGTCGTCATCCATCCGGCGCGCGACAATCCCGATTTCGAGGTCGTCGCGGTCGCGGCACGCGATCCCGAACGCGCCAGAGCGTATGCCGCCGAGCACGAGATCCCGGTGGTGGCGAAGGACTATGACGCGCTGGTCCGCCATGCCGATGTCGATCTCATCTACAACGCCCTGCCGCCGGGCGGCCATGCGCGATGGACCATCGCCGCGCTGGAGGCCGGCAAGAATGTCCTGTGCGAGAAGCCTTTCGCGATGAATGCGGCGCAGGCGGCGCGGATGAACGACGCCGCCGCCCGCACCGGCCGAATTCTGGTCGAGGCCTTCCACTATCGCCACCACGCCGTGATGCACCGTGCCGTCGCCATCGTGCGCAGCGGCGAATTGGGCAGGCTGGAACGCGCGGAGGCCTTTTTCGATGTCCCGATCCCCTGGCGCGAAGGCGAACTGCGCTGGACGCGCGAGCAGGGCGGCGGCGCCTTGATGGATTTGGGCTGCTACCCCACGCATTGCCTGCGCTCGGTGCTGGGCTCCGAGCCCAAGGTGCTGGACGCTTCCTGCACGCTGGAGCATAGCGTCGACGTCACGACGAAAGCGGCGCTCGATTTCGCCGGCGTGCCCACGACCCTCTCCACCTCGATGAAGCCGGACCGTTTCGGCGCGACGCTGCGGCTCACCGGCGCGCGCGGAACGCTCGAGATATTGAACTTCGTCGCGCCGCAACTCGGCTGCCGCTTCACCGTCACGGCGGATGGCCGGAGCCGCGAGGAGCCGACGGCAGGACCTGCGACCTATGTGGCGCAACTCGCCGAACTCGGCGACGTGCTGCTGCGCGGCAAGGCGCCGTTGATCTCGAACGCGGATTCGCTGGCGAACATGGCGGCGATCGACGCGATCTACGCCGCGGCCGGCGTTGCGCGCGACTTTCGCTGA